In Anomaloglossus baeobatrachus isolate aAnoBae1 chromosome 3, aAnoBae1.hap1, whole genome shotgun sequence, one genomic interval encodes:
- the LOC142297360 gene encoding LOW QUALITY PROTEIN: serine/threonine-protein kinase SBK1-like (The sequence of the model RefSeq protein was modified relative to this genomic sequence to represent the inferred CDS: deleted 1 base in 1 codon; substituted 1 base at 1 genomic stop codon), translating into MSGNTKINGVQSPNTFVLTDDKCLPDDAGSGSHGEHIVSGLVFSVRQPRSKLSGSHLSPWREPVAMKFVQKDRTYLDTFLRELSFSKLSDHPDIVRTYPIFLCTWDHXIMMQELAPAGTLHHIQREVGIPEDTVKRCAIQISCALDYIHSRGLVHRDLKPDNVLLMDEDCHHIKLSDFGLTQQVGTCVSTMSHIIPYMAPELCELKKEEWLLLSPSIDTWAFGVLFIILTGYFPWIEALKTDALYQEKMDWKQCSDFTLPPVTWNILSREALSMLANYFAHCPCCRHPVRSIFSYLHFPWKINIAAHGSHLADEEELEINVVDS; encoded by the exons ATGTCGGGAAACACAAAGATCAATGGAGTTCAGTCTCCCAATACTTTTGTTCTCACTGACGATAAGTGTCTCCCAGATGACGCTGGCAGTGGGTCTCATGGAGAACATATTGTGAGCGGTCTGGTGTTCAGTGTTAGACAGCCACGGTCAAAATTATCTGGCAGTCACTTATCTCCATGGA gagAACCAGTGGCAATGAAGTTTGTGCAGAAGGACAGAACGTacctggacacctttctgagggagcTGTCTTTCTCCAAACTTTCTGACCACCCTGACATTGTTAGGACCTATCCAATT TTTTTATGCACGTGGGACCACTAAATTATGATGCAGGAGCTGGCACCAGCGGGCACCTTGCATCATATCCAAAGGGAG GTTGGAATTCCGGAGGATACAGTCAAAAGATGCGCGATCCAGATATCCTGTGCTCTCGACTACATCCATAGCAGGGGATTGGTCCATCGGGACTTGAAGCCGGACAATGTTTTACTAATGGATGAAGACTGTCACCACATCAAACTGAGTGACTTTGGTTTGACCCAACAAGTGGGAACCTGTGTGTCAACGATGTCACACATTATCCCTTACATGGCTCCAGAGTTGTGTGAATTGAAAAAGGAAGAATGGTTATTGTTGAGCCCAAGTATAGACACCTGGGCCTTTGGTGTTCTTTTTATTATACTCACTGGCTATTTTCCCTGGATTGAAGCATTGAAAACTGATGCCTTGTACCAAGAGAAGATGGACTGGAAACAATGTTCAGACTTTACTCTACCACCTGTGACATGGAACATCTTGTCTAGAGAAGCCTTGAGCATGTTGGCCAACTATTTTGCTCACTGTCCCTGTTGTCGACATCCAGTGCGTTCGATCTTCAGCTACCTCCATTTTCCTTGGAAAATAAACATTGCAGCACACGGCAGCCACTTGGCAGATGAAGAGGAGTTGGAGATAAACGTTGTGGACAGCTAA